The sequence CCAGCAAGGAATCCATTGTCCTCGCGTTCTATGAGCAGGTGCAGAAGACACATCGCATTCGCGTGCAGGAGGTGTTGCCCGCCTGCAAGGATTTCCGGGCGCGCCTGGGGGTCCTCTTCCAGACCAAGCTCGACGTCATCAAGGACGACCGCAATCTGATCGGCGCCCTGCTGCGCTACATGGGGGAGCCCGGGCATCCGCTCTCCGTCCTCGGACGGCAGACCTGGAACATCCGCGAGGACGCCCGCGAACTGGTCGTCGAGGCCATCGCCGACCAGGAGATTCCCGAGGATCTCCGCGACCTGGTGGTCGGCTGCCTCTGGGGCCTGCAGATGACCTCGATCCTCTACGCGCTTTACGACTATTCGCCCGACCTGGCACGCACCCGCCGCCTCACCGACGGCGTGCTCGACATCTTTGTGCAGCTCCTGGGGATGGCTTCCATCTCCGCGCTTCAACCTGTGCTCAAGCCGATCCGCGCTCGGTTGCTGTCGTTGTTGCGCGACGCCGGACTGCTCCCTCCAGCCCCGGCGTATCGGGGTCTGCAAGCGGCTCCCCTCCTGGGCAGCCACTGACCCCGGGCTCCTCGAAAGGAGGATGTCATGAACGCACTACTGGGCAAGATCACCTGGGAAATGCTGGCCTTTGTCCTGATCTCCCCCTTCATCGCGCTGGGATACGACGCCCTGGGGCGCCCTGAGTTCTTCGGCGCCGCCCTCGCCGTCGCTCTGCTGTGCTACGGCATCCTCCGCCGGCTGGAAGGGAAGGCGCGGCGGCTGCTGATCGCGCCCCTCGGCATGTCGGCGGTCGGCATCATCCATCAGCTCGCCAACCTGAATACCTCCGAGCGCCTGTACCTGGAGAACTCCAGCAAGCTGTTTTTTGTGCCCATGTTCCTGTTCGTCTCCATGCTCGCCGCTCCCACCCTCGCCAACGTCAGCGGCAACGTCTTCAAGTACACCTCGCTGGTCCTGCTGCTGACCGGTATCCTGCCCGGCGATGCGTACCTCTACTTTGTGGCAATGCTACCAGTGCTGTTGTTCATGGCCATGATCATCGCCCTCCCCATCGACCTCATCACGATGGAGCAGGAGAGCAAAGCCAAGCCCGCCAACGGCGTCCGCCCCGCGCCTCCTCCGATTCCTCCTTCGCCTCAAGTCGCCCATTGAACCCGGCTGGCTTACGTAGGCCGGGCGTCTCGCCCGGCCTTCTTTCTTTTGGCGCGGCCGCCCTCGGCTGCGCCCTCTGACCCCTGACCACTGACCACCGGCCACTGTGCTCGCTTATAATTCGGCCACCAGCAAAGAGGCACGCCATGAGCAACATCGCCGATATCCGCGCCCGCCAGATACTCGACTCCCGTGGCAATCCCACCGTCGAAGCCGAAGTCCTGCTGGCCGACGGCTCCCTGGGCCGCGCTGCCGTCCCCAGCGGCGCGTCCACCGGCGAGCACGAAGCCGTCGAGCTCCGCGACGGCGACGCCGCCCTGTACAAGGGGAAGTCCGTCCTCAAGGCGGTGGAGAACGTGAACAGCGAGATTGCCGACGCCCTCGCCGACTGGGACGCCTCCGACCAGTTCGGTCTCGATGCCCGCATGATCGAGCTCGACGGAACGCCCAATAAAGGACGCCTGGGCGCCAATGCCATCCTGGCCGTCTCCCTGGCCGCCGCCCGCGCCGTGGCGAATTCGCTCAAGGTCCCTCTCTATCGCTATCTCGGCGGGGCGGGAGCCAATCTCCTACCCGTGCCCATGATGAACATCCTCAACGGCGGCGCCCACGCCGACAACAATGTGGACTTTCAGGAATTCATGGCCATGCCCGTAGGTGCACAGTCCTTCTCCGAGGCTCTGCGCTGGGGCGTCGAGGTCTTCCACACCCTGCAAGGCGTGCTCAAGAAGCGCGGCTACAACACCTCGGTCGGAGACGAGGGCGGCTTCGCTCCCTCGCTCAAGTCGAACGTCGAAGCCATCGAGGTCATCCTCGAGGCCATCCAGCAGGCGGGCTATCGTCCCGGCGATGACATCGCCATCGCCCTCGATCCCGCCGCCAGCGAGCTCTACAAGGAAGGCGAGGGCGGCTATCTGTTCTGGAAGTCCGATAAGCAGACCCGCACTTCCGAGGAC comes from Terriglobales bacterium and encodes:
- a CDS encoding TetR/AcrR family transcriptional regulator; protein product: MFSETKVAPKQDTREHILHTALALFREKGFDASTMRDIAAASDMSLGAAYYYFPSKESIVLAFYEQVQKTHRIRVQEVLPACKDFRARLGVLFQTKLDVIKDDRNLIGALLRYMGEPGHPLSVLGRQTWNIREDARELVVEAIADQEIPEDLRDLVVGCLWGLQMTSILYALYDYSPDLARTRRLTDGVLDIFVQLLGMASISALQPVLKPIRARLLSLLRDAGLLPPAPAYRGLQAAPLLGSH
- the eno gene encoding phosphopyruvate hydratase; this translates as MSNIADIRARQILDSRGNPTVEAEVLLADGSLGRAAVPSGASTGEHEAVELRDGDAALYKGKSVLKAVENVNSEIADALADWDASDQFGLDARMIELDGTPNKGRLGANAILAVSLAAARAVANSLKVPLYRYLGGAGANLLPVPMMNILNGGAHADNNVDFQEFMAMPVGAQSFSEALRWGVEVFHTLQGVLKKRGYNTSVGDEGGFAPSLKSNVEAIEVILEAIQQAGYRPGDDIAIALDPAASELYKEGEGGYLFWKSDKQTRTSEDMVRFWAKWARDYPIVSLEDGLAEDDWEGWKMLTQELGSKIQLVGDDLFVTNTERLQQGIDQGAGNSILIKVNQIGTVSETLDAIDLARRNRYTAVMSHRSGETEDTFIADLAVATGVGQIKTGSASRTDRIAKYNQLLRIEEQLGDSARFLGLKALNYHGELATKISA